A single region of the Prevotella sp. HUN102 genome encodes:
- the traN gene encoding conjugative transposon protein TraN yields the protein MKKLMILFALVLGVVSVKAQSNDLYQGITKKLPYRQMVTPYGVQVTFAKTVHIIFPSAVKYVDLGSNYIIAGKADGAENVVRVKATTEGFPGETNFSVICEDGSFYSFNAKYAHEPEMLNIEMKDFLENEDTTDFSHTRMNIYFRELGNESPLLVKLIMQSIYKNNDREIKHLGCKRFGVQFLVKGIYSHNGLFYFHTQTRNSSNVPFDTDFIRFKIVDKKVAKRTAIQETVIDPVRSYNEILVIGGKSTVRTVYTVPQFTIPDDKILVIELVEKNGGRHQTIRVENSDIVAAKVINELKIK from the coding sequence ATGAAAAAGTTAATGATTTTATTCGCTCTTGTTTTGGGAGTGGTTTCAGTGAAAGCACAAAGTAACGATTTGTATCAGGGCATCACTAAAAAACTACCTTACCGCCAAATGGTGACACCTTACGGCGTACAGGTGACATTCGCCAAAACGGTACACATCATTTTCCCGTCTGCCGTTAAGTACGTGGACTTAGGCAGTAACTACATTATTGCCGGAAAAGCGGACGGGGCGGAAAATGTTGTTCGTGTGAAAGCTACGACAGAGGGTTTTCCCGGTGAAACGAACTTTTCCGTTATCTGTGAGGATGGCAGTTTTTACAGTTTCAATGCGAAATACGCACACGAACCGGAAATGCTGAACATCGAAATGAAAGATTTCTTGGAGAATGAGGACACGACAGATTTCAGCCATACCCGGATGAACATCTATTTCCGTGAACTGGGTAACGAAAGCCCGCTTTTGGTAAAGCTGATTATGCAGTCCATCTACAAGAACAATGACCGGGAGATAAAACATTTGGGATGCAAGCGTTTCGGGGTGCAGTTCTTGGTAAAGGGCATTTATTCGCATAACGGACTGTTCTACTTCCACACACAAACAAGGAACAGTTCAAACGTACCGTTTGATACCGATTTTATCCGTTTCAAGATTGTGGATAAGAAAGTAGCCAAAAGAACGGCTATTCAGGAAACGGTCATTGACCCGGTGCGGAGCTATAACGAGATACTGGTTATCGGTGGTAAAAGTACTGTCCGCACCGTGTACACCGTTCCACAGTTCACTATCCCTGACGATAAGATATTGGTTATCGAACTGGTGGAAAAGAACGGGGGCAGACACCAAACTATCCGGGTGGAAAATTCGGATATAGTGGCAGCCAAAGTGATTAATGAACTTAAAATCAAATGA
- a CDS encoding TraL conjugative transposon family protein produces MIRKILSPVNQAVTHVQDWADEKLRHLCGRMTPEIRLAVILLMLLFFGGLSIYFTVSSIYRIGKEDGETIRIEHIRQLQLQSKDSTNIFNQSDNGRKRSEE; encoded by the coding sequence ATGATACGGAAAATACTCTCTCCGGTGAATCAGGCTGTTACCCATGTACAGGACTGGGCGGATGAAAAACTTCGCCACCTGTGCGGGCGCATGACACCGGAAATAAGGCTGGCGGTAATCCTGCTTATGCTCCTGTTCTTCGGCGGGTTATCCATCTACTTTACGGTATCATCCATTTACCGGATAGGCAAAGAGGATGGCGAAACCATACGGATAGAACATATCAGGCAGTTACAACTTCAAAGTAAAGACAGTACGAATATTTTTAATCAGTCAGACAATGGAAGAAAAAGAAGTGAAGAATGA
- a CDS encoding conjugal transfer protein TraO: MKRIFCMMFLFALCLTFNQAHAQRCLPGMKGLQVTGGMADGVHWNSKSDFAYYFGAALSTYTKNGNRWVIGGEYLEKHYPYKDLQIPVSQFTGEGGYYMNFLSDRKKTFFLSLGLSALAGYETSNWGDKLLPDGSTLTDKDGFVYGGALTLELESYITDRVVFLINARERCLFGSSVGKFHTQFGIGLKIIM; this comes from the coding sequence ATGAAAAGGATATTCTGTATGATGTTCCTTTTTGCGCTGTGCCTGACTTTTAACCAGGCACACGCACAAAGATGTCTGCCGGGAATGAAAGGCTTGCAGGTCACGGGCGGCATGGCGGACGGTGTTCACTGGAACAGTAAAAGTGATTTTGCCTATTACTTTGGGGCGGCTCTTTCCACCTATACCAAAAACGGGAACAGGTGGGTTATCGGCGGGGAATACCTCGAAAAGCATTACCCCTATAAGGATTTACAGATACCCGTAAGCCAGTTCACAGGTGAGGGCGGTTACTATATGAACTTCCTTTCAGACCGGAAGAAAACCTTTTTCCTTTCGCTGGGATTGTCTGCCCTTGCCGGATACGAAACAAGCAACTGGGGTGACAAGCTGCTGCCCGATGGCTCTACCCTGACGGATAAGGACGGTTTTGTCTATGGCGGTGCGCTGACGCTGGAACTGGAAAGTTATATTACCGACCGGGTGGTGTTCCTGATTAACGCACGGGAAAGATGCCTGTTCGGTTCTTCAGTCGGAAAGTTCCATACACAGTTCGGTATCGGTCTAAAGATAATAATGTGA
- the traK gene encoding conjugative transposon protein TraK has protein sequence MEFKSLKNIETSFKQIRLFGIVFVVMCTLITGYAVWNSYTFAEAQRQKIYVLDGGKSLMLALSQDLSQNRPVEAREHVKRFHELFFTLSPDKNAIESNIKRSLFLADKSAFNYYRDLSEKGYYNRIISGNISQTIRIDSVSCNFDVYPYAVATYARQMIIRESSVTERSLVTRCRLLNAVRSDNNPHGFMMESFEITENKDLNTIKR, from the coding sequence ATGGAATTTAAAAGTTTAAAGAACATTGAAACCAGTTTCAAACAGATACGGCTTTTCGGTATTGTGTTTGTCGTGATGTGTACCCTGATAACAGGTTATGCCGTTTGGAACTCCTACACGTTTGCCGAAGCGCAACGGCAGAAGATTTATGTGCTGGACGGTGGCAAATCGTTGATGCTTGCGCTTTCGCAAGACCTCTCGCAAAACCGTCCGGTTGAAGCAAGGGAACACGTGAAACGTTTCCACGAACTCTTTTTCACGCTCTCACCCGATAAGAACGCTATCGAAAGCAATATCAAACGGTCGCTGTTCCTTGCCGATAAGAGCGCATTTAACTATTACCGTGACCTCTCGGAAAAAGGGTATTACAACCGTATCATATCGGGCAATATCAGCCAAACGATACGGATAGACAGCGTTTCATGCAATTTCGATGTGTACCCGTATGCGGTGGCTACCTATGCCCGGCAAATGATTATCCGTGAAAGCAGCGTGACCGAAAGAAGCCTTGTCACCCGTTGCCGGTTATTGAACGCTGTAAGAAGTGATAATAACCCGCACGGTTTTATGATGGAAAGTTTCGAGATAACGGAAAACAAGGACTTGAACACCATAAAGCGGTAA
- the traM gene encoding conjugative transposon protein TraM yields the protein MEEKEVKNEVPAPETDRKKEEKEKKELTPQQIQQRKKMLVYPLMGLVFLGSMYLIFAPSEKDEAKVESVGGFNADIPQPKGDGIISDKKTAYEQEQMENKQADKMRSLQDFAFSLGEENGNGEDLTLIDDAPAEKPKTNVIDFGAGTPNNTRSSIQSSAAAYRDMNRQLGSFYETPKEDKEKEELKRQVEELTARLDAKESGVGSMDEQVALMEKSYELAAKYMNGQNGQSSQPGQIAQVTPSAPIQEKGSTASVKAVSDKTVSGLQQPMSNSEFIAEYGKSRNYGFNTAVGSSYSMGKNTIRACVHNDQTLMDGQTVKLRLLEPLQAGNVIVPKNSLVSGSAKVQGERLDILVSSLEYAGNIIPVELAVYDSDGQKGLSVPSSLEQEAAKEAMANIGAGLGTSISFAQSAGQQVAMDITRGLMQGGSQYFAKKFRTVKVHLKANYQVMLYAKQQ from the coding sequence ATGGAAGAAAAAGAAGTGAAGAATGAAGTTCCCGCACCGGAAACGGACAGGAAGAAAGAAGAAAAAGAGAAAAAGGAACTTACCCCGCAACAGATACAGCAACGAAAGAAGATGCTGGTTTATCCGCTTATGGGACTGGTATTCTTAGGGTCTATGTATCTGATTTTTGCACCGTCCGAAAAGGATGAAGCAAAGGTGGAAAGCGTGGGCGGCTTTAACGCCGATATTCCGCAACCCAAAGGGGACGGGATAATCAGCGATAAAAAGACAGCTTACGAACAGGAACAGATGGAGAACAAACAGGCAGACAAGATGCGTTCCTTGCAGGATTTTGCCTTTTCACTCGGAGAGGAAAACGGGAACGGGGAAGATTTGACTCTGATAGATGATGCTCCGGCGGAAAAGCCGAAAACCAATGTAATAGACTTCGGGGCGGGTACGCCGAACAATACCCGTTCCTCTATCCAGTCTTCGGCGGCGGCTTACCGGGACATGAACCGTCAGTTAGGCAGTTTCTACGAAACGCCGAAAGAGGACAAGGAAAAAGAGGAACTCAAACGGCAGGTGGAAGAACTGACTGCCCGGCTCGATGCGAAAGAAAGCGGGGTGGGTAGCATGGATGAACAGGTGGCTCTTATGGAAAAATCCTACGAACTGGCGGCAAAGTATATGAACGGACAAAACGGGCAAAGTTCACAGCCGGGACAGATTGCACAGGTTACGCCATCTGCACCCATTCAGGAAAAAGGAAGTACCGCTTCTGTAAAGGCGGTATCGGACAAGACGGTTTCAGGATTGCAACAGCCCATGAGCAACAGCGAATTTATCGCCGAATACGGCAAGTCACGCAATTACGGATTTAATACGGCAGTCGGCAGCAGCTATTCGATGGGAAAGAACACTATCCGGGCGTGCGTTCATAACGACCAAACACTTATGGACGGGCAGACTGTCAAACTGCGACTGTTAGAACCGTTGCAAGCGGGCAATGTCATTGTCCCCAAAAACAGCCTTGTATCGGGTAGTGCCAAAGTTCAGGGTGAACGGCTCGACATACTGGTGTCCTCGCTCGAATATGCGGGTAACATCATTCCGGTGGAACTTGCCGTTTACGACAGTGACGGGCAGAAAGGGCTTTCCGTCCCCTCGTCACTGGAACAGGAAGCGGCAAAAGAAGCGATGGCGAATATCGGTGCGGGACTGGGTACGAGTATTTCCTTTGCGCAAAGTGCCGGGCAGCAGGTCGCAATGGATATTACAAGAGGCTTGATGCAGGGCGGGTCGCAATACTTCGCTAAGAAGTTCAGAACGGTAAAAGTACACCTGAAAGCGAACTATCAGGTGATGCTTTACGCCAAACAACAGTAA
- the traJ gene encoding conjugative transposon protein TraJ, translating to MLLAIEFDNLHQILRSLYTDMMPLCGNMAGVAKGIAGLGALFYVAAKVWQSLASAEPIDVYPLLRPFVIGFCIMFFPTFVLGTINSVMSPVVKGCNNMLETQTFDMNAYREQKDKLEYEAMVRNPETAYLVSDEAFDKQIDELGWSAKDIATMGGMYMDRAAHNIKQSVRDWFRELLELLFQAAALVIDTIRTFFLIVLAILGPIAFAISVYDGFQATLTQWITRYISVYLWLPVSDLFSSILARIQVLMLQKDIQELSDPNFIPDSSNSVYIIFMIIGIVGYFTIPTVSNWIIQAGGMGNMSRNINSAANKAGSGVGAVAGAATGNAGGRVGGKLIKGNQ from the coding sequence ATGTTATTAGCAATCGAATTTGATAACCTGCATCAGATTTTACGAAGTCTGTACACGGACATGATGCCGTTATGCGGGAACATGGCGGGGGTAGCCAAAGGAATAGCGGGACTGGGCGCATTGTTCTATGTGGCTGCCAAAGTATGGCAGTCGCTCGCCAGTGCCGAACCGATAGACGTTTACCCTTTGCTCCGTCCTTTTGTGATTGGCTTCTGTATTATGTTCTTTCCCACATTCGTACTGGGTACGATTAACAGCGTGATGTCACCCGTAGTCAAGGGGTGTAACAATATGCTCGAAACGCAAACTTTCGATATGAACGCTTACCGGGAACAAAAGGACAAGCTGGAATATGAAGCGATGGTACGCAATCCGGAAACGGCTTATCTTGTTTCGGATGAAGCGTTTGACAAGCAGATAGATGAACTGGGGTGGTCTGCCAAAGACATAGCCACGATGGGCGGCATGTATATGGATAGGGCGGCACATAATATCAAGCAATCCGTCCGGGACTGGTTCAGGGAACTTTTGGAACTGCTCTTTCAGGCGGCAGCCCTTGTGATAGACACTATCCGAACCTTTTTCTTGATTGTCCTTGCCATACTGGGTCCGATAGCCTTTGCCATCAGCGTGTATGATGGCTTTCAGGCGACACTGACCCAATGGATAACAAGGTACATTTCCGTTTACCTGTGGTTGCCCGTTTCCGACCTGTTCAGTTCCATTCTTGCCCGAATACAGGTGCTTATGCTGCAAAAGGATATTCAAGAGCTATCAGACCCCAATTTCATACCGGACAGCAGCAATAGCGTGTACATAATTTTTATGATAATCGGCATTGTCGGTTACTTCACCATCCCCACCGTATCGAACTGGATTATTCAGGCGGGCGGAATGGGTAACATGAGCCGGAATATAAACAGTGCGGCTAACAAAGCGGGTAGCGGTGTCGGTGCGGTAGCCGGGGCAGCAACCGGAAACGCTGGCGGCAGGGTTGGCGGTAAACTAATCAAAGGTAATCAATAA